One genomic region from Nymphalis io chromosome 18, ilAglIoxx1.1, whole genome shotgun sequence encodes:
- the LOC126775317 gene encoding apoptosis-inducing factor 3 — protein sequence MFLFKSCRTVNKVVKRIAQGTKMGSSYSRSYSPNSGQPKNNTESRGTISSTESSSQYVESVVCKVNDLNENEMKVFDIGEEGKVLLVKQKGEFSAVGTKCTHYGAPLVSGALGDGRVRCPWHGACFNLKTGDIEDFPGFDSLPCYQVTVSQKGEVKVRAKISDLKSNKRIKDMGMISPCNESSVVIVGGGPSGATCAETLRSEGFKGRITLVAKENYLPYDRIKVSKIGTATDIEKLQARSQEYYQNANIEVLKGVEATKVNTESRTVELSNGSKLYFSSLYLATGCKPRVPDIPGINLKNIYTVRNFEDSVNILKTLGSEKDKEVVILGLSFIGLESASSCVSKAKSMTVVGKDTFPLGQIFGKEIGQSLLKLFEDNGVKFYFETTISKCNGDNGVIKSVELTNGKTLPADMLILGVGSTFYTDFLKDSNIALESNGSVNVNDKLETNIKDIYAGGDIAFAPVYALENKQMAIGHVGLSQYHGLVAAKNILKKETPLRTVPYFWTMLFGKSIRYAGCGKSSDFQIEGDVAALKFVIFFFNESDKVISVASCMRDPVVSQFAELLYQGKSLYKNDLKGDPFAWTKTIN from the exons atgtttttattcaaaagCTGTCGTACTGTGAATAAGGTCGTAAAGAGAATCGCACAAG GCACAAAAATGGGAAGTTCATACTCCAGGTCCTACTCACCTAACAGTGGGCAGCCAAAAAATAATACGGAAAGCC GTGGCACAATTTCCTCCACTGAGTCGAGTAGTCAGTATGTAGAATCAGTTGTATGCAAAGTTAACGATCTTAATGAAAATGAGATGAAAGTGTTTGATATAGGAGAGGAAGGAAAAGTATTGCTTGTGAAACAAAAAGGGGAGTTTAGTGCTGTGGGCACAAAATGCACCCATTATGGGGCCCCTTTAGTTTCTGGAGCCCTTGGAGATGGCCGAGTGAGATGTCCCTGGCATGGagcatgttttaatttaaaaacaggtGATATTGAAGACTTTCCTGGTTTTGATTCCCTGCCATGTTACCAAGTCACAGtatctcaaaaaggagaggtcAAG GTAAGAGCAAAAATTAGTGATTTGAAGTCAAACAAGCGAATTAAAGATATGGGTATGATATCACCGTGTAATGAGTCGTCTGTAGTAATCGTTGGCGGGGGGCCGTCTGGAGCGACTTGTGCTGAAACCCTGCGGAGTGAAGGATTCAAAGGACGTATTACTCTCGTCGCCAAAGAGAACTACCTTCCATATGATAGAATTAAAGTGTCAAAGATCGGAACAGCAACGGATATAGAGAAACTTCAAGCTAGATCACAGGAGTATTACCAAAATGCTAACATTGAAGTGCTTAAAGGTGTAGAAGCAACGAAGGTTAACACGGAAAGTCGGACTGTTGAATTAAGCAACGGCTCGAAACTTTATTTCAGTTCTTTGTATCTTGCGACTGGTTGTAAACCGCGTGTTCCTGATATACCTggtataaatctaaaaaatatctACACAGTAAGAAACTTCGAGGATTccgttaatatattaaaaacattgggTTCGGAAAAAGATAAAGAAGTTGTTATTTTAGGATTAAGCTTTATCGGCTTAGAGTCGGCGTCTTCTTGCGTATCAAAAGCTAAATCTATGACAGTAGTCGGAAAGGATACTTTCCCACTTGGTCAAATATTTGGTAAAGAGATAGGCCAGAGTCTTCTCAAGCTCTTTGAAGATAACGGCGTGAAGTTCTATTTTGAAACCACAATATCAAAATGCAATGGTGATAATGGAGTCATTAAATCAGTCGAACTGACTAATGGTAAAACACTTCCTGCTGATATGCTAATTTTGGGCGTGGGAAGTACTTTTTATACGGACTTCCTTAAAGATAGCAATATTGCACTAGAATCTAATGGTTCTGTTAATGTGAATGACAAattagaaacaaatattaaagacATCTATGCAGGAGGTGATATCGCTTTCGCTCCAGTTTACGCCctagaaaataaacaaatggcTATTGGACACGTCGGCCTATCACAATACCACGGACTAGTTGctgctaaaaatattttgaaaaaggaGACACCCTTGAGAACTGTACCTTATTTCTGGACTATGCTGTTTGGAAAATCAATTCGTTACGCTGGCTGCGGAAAATCGTCGGACTTCCAAATAGAGGGTGATGTTGCGGCgctaaaatttgttatattctTCTTTAATGAATCAGATAAAGTTATTTCGGTGGCGTCGTGTATGAGGGATCCGGTCGTTTCGCAGTTCGCAGAACTACTATATCAGGGTAAGTCGCTATACAAAAACGATTTGAAGGGAGATCCATTTGCATGGAcgaaaactattaattaa